A region of Chloracidobacterium sp. DNA encodes the following proteins:
- a CDS encoding aconitate hydratase, with translation MTHNLFNSQHTFQTGFGTDGGFYSLPQLEKEGLGAISRLPVSIRVVLESVLRNFDGGKKVSESHVRELAAWGANDERTNEIPFVVARVVLQDFTGVPLLVDLAAMRSAVTRMGKDPSVIEPLVPVDLVIDHSVQVDFAGSESAYTRNMEMEFKRNDQRYRFLKWGTQAFNGFSVVPPGIGIVHQVNLEYLAKGVFERDGVYFPDSLVGTDSHTTMINGVGIVGWGVGGIEAEAGMLGQPVYFLTPDVVGVHLTGALPQGATATDLVLRITEMLRKASVVGKFVEFFGEGTAALHATDRATIANMAPEYGATMGFFPTDEKTLEYFANTGRTDEQIDTIRHYYQAQQMFGIPLDGEIDYTTVIELNLETITPAVAGPKRPQDRIELSSLDDRFIELFSKPVADGGYGKVADDLQKRFSVTMGSHPVDIVEGGGEQSAKSIPESIHDTTSPDNTNVSTEIEMVNNRPTPDRVEFSDDESPTVTTNIGNGDVLIAAITSCTNTSNPAVMIAAGIVAKKAFEKGLKVPPYVKTSLAPGSRVVTEYLEKAGLQKYLNAIGFDLVGYGCTTCIGNSGPLDPSIEEEVVENDIIAASVLSGNRNFEARVHQNIKANFLMSPPLVVSYALAGTVLKDVILDPIGQDKDGNDVFLRDIWASLDEVKEYLQHAFDPEIYRNLYSQFAEQNPLWNGIESSVGQIYEWDSNSTYIQEPPFFENFSMETGSFSDIKGARPLAIFGDSVTTDHISPAGAIKANAPAGLYLQEKGVETQDFNSYGSRRGNDRVMLRGTFANVRIKNQMVAPVEGGFTKHQPDGADMSIYDAAMAYKAEGTPLIIFAGTEYGTGSSRDWAAKGTSLMGVKAVVVQSFERIHRSNLVGMGVLPLQFKDGESAASLGLDGTETFDLTGLEGTEVRPRQDVTITVNRANGESLEISLTLRIDTPIEIEYYKNGGILPYVLRQLVS, from the coding sequence ATGACACACAATTTATTCAATTCGCAGCATACATTTCAAACGGGATTCGGAACAGACGGCGGCTTTTATTCGCTTCCTCAGCTTGAGAAAGAGGGGCTTGGAGCGATCTCACGGCTTCCTGTTTCTATTCGTGTTGTTTTGGAAAGCGTACTACGCAATTTCGACGGCGGGAAGAAGGTGAGCGAAAGCCATGTTCGCGAGTTGGCTGCTTGGGGAGCGAATGATGAACGGACGAACGAGATACCGTTCGTCGTTGCTCGTGTTGTGTTGCAGGATTTTACAGGTGTTCCTTTGCTTGTAGATCTGGCGGCGATGCGTTCTGCGGTAACACGAATGGGCAAGGATCCAAGTGTCATCGAACCGCTCGTGCCGGTCGATCTGGTGATAGACCATTCCGTTCAGGTCGATTTTGCGGGTAGTGAATCGGCATACACGCGGAACATGGAGATGGAATTTAAACGAAATGACCAGCGTTATCGCTTCCTGAAATGGGGAACTCAGGCGTTTAATGGATTTAGCGTAGTGCCGCCGGGAATCGGCATCGTTCATCAGGTAAATCTTGAATATCTCGCAAAAGGAGTGTTTGAACGCGACGGCGTTTATTTTCCTGATTCACTTGTCGGAACGGATTCGCATACGACGATGATAAACGGCGTTGGCATTGTCGGCTGGGGTGTTGGCGGTATCGAGGCCGAGGCCGGAATGCTTGGTCAGCCGGTATATTTTCTTACGCCTGATGTGGTTGGCGTGCATTTGACAGGTGCATTGCCTCAGGGAGCAACTGCAACAGATCTCGTGCTGCGCATTACGGAAATGCTTAGAAAAGCTAGCGTCGTAGGTAAGTTTGTTGAATTTTTCGGTGAAGGCACTGCTGCACTTCATGCTACAGACCGAGCGACGATCGCCAATATGGCGCCTGAGTACGGAGCGACGATGGGCTTTTTCCCGACAGATGAAAAAACGCTCGAGTATTTTGCAAACACAGGTAGAACTGATGAGCAGATCGACACGATCCGACATTATTATCAAGCCCAGCAGATGTTCGGAATTCCGCTTGACGGGGAAATTGACTATACAACCGTCATTGAATTGAACCTCGAAACGATCACGCCTGCTGTTGCCGGGCCAAAACGGCCGCAGGACCGTATTGAACTTTCGAGTCTCGATGACCGTTTTATTGAGCTTTTCTCAAAGCCTGTTGCCGATGGCGGTTATGGTAAGGTTGCCGATGACCTGCAAAAGCGATTTAGCGTGACGATGGGTTCGCATCCGGTCGATATCGTCGAAGGCGGAGGCGAGCAGAGTGCAAAGTCGATCCCTGAATCGATACACGACACAACATCGCCCGACAATACGAATGTCAGCACCGAGATAGAGATGGTGAATAATCGCCCGACGCCGGATCGAGTCGAGTTTAGCGATGATGAATCTCCAACCGTGACGACAAATATCGGCAATGGCGATGTGCTTATTGCGGCGATCACATCATGCACGAACACTTCGAACCCAGCGGTGATGATCGCAGCGGGAATTGTTGCTAAGAAGGCCTTTGAAAAGGGATTGAAGGTGCCGCCGTATGTTAAAACCTCTTTGGCTCCCGGTTCGCGAGTTGTTACCGAGTATCTCGAAAAGGCCGGATTACAGAAGTATTTGAACGCTATCGGCTTTGACCTTGTCGGATACGGCTGCACAACGTGCATCGGAAATTCTGGACCGCTTGATCCTTCGATCGAAGAAGAGGTTGTTGAAAATGACATCATTGCCGCTTCGGTACTTTCCGGCAACCGTAATTTTGAAGCGAGAGTTCATCAAAATATCAAGGCAAATTTCCTGATGTCGCCGCCGCTTGTGGTTTCCTATGCACTGGCGGGCACCGTTCTAAAGGACGTTATTCTCGACCCGATCGGTCAGGATAAAGATGGCAATGACGTTTTTCTTCGCGATATTTGGGCTTCGCTGGATGAGGTGAAGGAATATTTGCAGCATGCTTTTGATCCTGAAATATACAGAAACCTATATTCACAATTTGCCGAACAAAATCCTCTTTGGAATGGAATAGAATCGAGTGTTGGACAGATATATGAGTGGGATTCTAATTCGACCTATATTCAGGAGCCGCCGTTTTTTGAGAATTTTTCTATGGAAACAGGCAGTTTTTCTGACATAAAGGGTGCAAGGCCGCTTGCGATATTTGGCGATTCGGTGACAACTGATCATATTTCGCCAGCTGGAGCCATTAAGGCAAATGCGCCTGCGGGCTTGTATCTACAAGAAAAAGGCGTTGAAACTCAGGACTTTAATTCCTATGGTTCGCGGCGTGGAAACGACCGCGTTATGCTTCGCGGGACTTTCGCAAACGTGCGTATCAAGAACCAAATGGTAGCACCGGTCGAGGGCGGATTTACTAAACATCAGCCCGATGGTGCTGACATGAGCATCTATGATGCTGCGATGGCTTACAAGGCCGAGGGAACGCCGCTTATCATATTTGCGGGAACTGAATACGGAACAGGCAGTTCGCGAGACTGGGCGGCCAAGGGAACTTCGTTGATGGGGGTAAAAGCCGTCGTTGTTCAATCATTTGAACGCATTCACCGCTCAAATCTGGTTGGAATGGGCGTGCTTCCTTTGCAGTTCAAGGATGGCGAGTCGGCTGCGAGCCTTGGACTCGACGGCACGGAAACCTTTGATCTGACCGGACTTGAGGGAACTGAGGTTCGTCCGAGGCAGGATGTGACGATAACAGTGAATAGGGCCAATGGCGAGAGCCTCGAAATTTCTTTAACCCTTCGAATCGATACGCCGATCGAGATCGAATACTATAAAAACGGCGGTATTTTGCCGTATGTATTGCGTCAGCTCGTGAGTTAA
- a CDS encoding heavy metal-binding domain-containing protein encodes MIVTTGFDVQNKEIAEYLGVVRGIVVRATGIGRGIIGGIKSIAGGNIEEWAHVCEQARMEAFNRMVQHAHEIGADAIIGMRYDATEFSQAATEVLAYGTAVRFK; translated from the coding sequence ATGATCGTTACAACCGGTTTCGACGTTCAGAATAAGGAGATCGCGGAATACCTAGGTGTCGTTCGCGGCATCGTCGTCAGGGCCACAGGGATTGGGCGAGGGATTATTGGTGGAATTAAATCGATTGCCGGCGGCAACATTGAAGAATGGGCTCATGTATGCGAACAGGCTCGCATGGAAGCCTTTAATCGAATGGTCCAGCACGCCCACGAGATCGGAGCGGATGCAATTATCGGAATGCGTTACGACGCCACCGAGTTTTCTCAAGCCGCCACAGAAGTCCTTGCTTATGGAACTGCCGTACGTTTCAAATAA